In a single window of the Pedococcus dokdonensis genome:
- a CDS encoding SufE family protein codes for MQEIADDFADLLAPQRLELLLEFSEGLPELPERYAGRLGEMEQVHECQSPIFLAVEVDEEPVDPGSRAVHLYFSAPAEAPTTRGFAGILHEGLDGLTVDEVLAVPEDAPYRFSLGEAVSPLRLRGMVGMLSRIKRQVRLKTQA; via the coding sequence ATGCAGGAGATCGCCGACGACTTCGCCGATCTCCTTGCTCCGCAACGGTTGGAGCTGCTGCTGGAGTTCAGTGAGGGGCTGCCCGAGCTGCCCGAGCGGTATGCCGGCCGGCTGGGTGAGATGGAGCAGGTCCACGAGTGCCAGTCGCCGATCTTCCTGGCCGTGGAGGTGGACGAGGAGCCGGTCGATCCCGGTAGCCGAGCCGTGCACCTCTACTTCTCGGCACCGGCCGAGGCGCCGACGACGCGAGGGTTTGCCGGGATCCTGCACGAGGGGCTCGACGGGCTGACGGTCGACGAGGTGCTCGCGGTGCCCGAGGACGCGCCGTACCGGTTCTCGCTGGGCGAGGCGGTCTCACCGCTGCGGCTGCGCGGCATGGTCGGCATGCTGAGCCGGATCAAGCGCCAGGTCCGGCTCAAGACCCAGGCCTGA
- a CDS encoding sulfurtransferase — protein MPESTDPSTAPSSFSAYAHPERLVSTDWLADQIAAGTVGGPDGVVVLESDEDVLLYDTGHIPGALKLDWHQDLNDPVMRDYVDAEQFAAVMSARGVRRDTTVVIYGDKNNWWAAYALWVLSLFGHEDVRLLDGGRAKWIAEGRELTKDVPQVEALAGDAAYPVVQRDDAPIRAFKDDVLAHLGGPLVDVRSPGEFSGELLHMPDYPQEGAMRGGHIPGAKSVPWARAANEDGTFRSREELEAIYLQEQGLDPHDATIAYCRIGERSSHTWFVLTHLLGFDSVRNYDGSWTEWGNAVRVPVEK, from the coding sequence ATGCCTGAGTCGACCGACCCGTCCACTGCCCCCTCCTCGTTCTCCGCCTACGCCCACCCCGAGCGGCTCGTCAGCACCGACTGGCTCGCCGACCAGATCGCCGCCGGCACCGTCGGCGGCCCGGACGGCGTCGTCGTCCTCGAGTCCGACGAGGACGTGCTCCTCTACGACACCGGACACATCCCGGGGGCGCTCAAGCTGGACTGGCACCAGGACCTCAACGACCCCGTGATGCGCGACTACGTCGATGCCGAGCAGTTCGCCGCGGTGATGTCCGCGCGCGGCGTCCGCCGCGACACGACGGTCGTCATCTACGGCGACAAGAACAACTGGTGGGCCGCCTACGCCCTGTGGGTGTTGAGCCTGTTCGGCCACGAGGACGTGCGGCTGCTCGACGGGGGCCGCGCGAAGTGGATCGCCGAGGGGCGCGAGCTCACCAAGGACGTGCCGCAGGTCGAGGCGCTAGCCGGCGACGCGGCATACCCGGTGGTGCAGCGCGACGACGCGCCGATCCGCGCGTTCAAGGACGACGTGCTGGCCCACCTCGGCGGACCGCTCGTCGACGTCCGCTCCCCCGGTGAGTTCTCCGGCGAGCTGCTGCACATGCCCGACTACCCGCAGGAGGGCGCCATGCGCGGCGGCCACATCCCCGGCGCGAAGTCGGTGCCGTGGGCGCGGGCAGCCAACGAGGACGGCACCTTCCGGTCGCGCGAGGAGCTCGAGGCGATCTACCTGCAGGAGCAGGGCCTGGACCCCCACGACGCCACGATCGCCTACTGCCGCATCGGTGAGCGGTCCTCGCACACCTGGTTCGTCCTCACCCACCTGCTGGGCTTCGACTCGGTGCGCAACTACGACGGGTCGTGGACCGAGTGGGGCAACGCGGTCCGCGTGCCGGTGGAGAAGTGA
- a CDS encoding EcsC family protein has product MGFLGMGKDEPDARPASALEQAKAPREDSGMFAGAVTGLIENLLDVGIDGKGPFDSAQKVADVKRAEKPDAEEAVDAVVRGHLKLAAAGGFVTGLGGFVTLPVALPANVLEFYVVATRMVASIASLRGYDIKQPEIRSAVLLTLVGADADDLLKKAGVVTTGRLSNLAAQRLPGPAMMVVNKAVGFRLLSTAGKKTLSRFGKGVPVIGGVIGAGLDGFLLKKIADHARHEFPPRAQGH; this is encoded by the coding sequence GTGGGGTTCCTCGGAATGGGCAAGGACGAGCCGGACGCGAGACCGGCGTCGGCGCTCGAGCAGGCCAAGGCCCCTCGGGAGGACTCGGGGATGTTCGCCGGGGCCGTCACCGGGCTGATCGAGAACCTCCTCGACGTGGGGATCGACGGCAAGGGGCCGTTCGACTCCGCCCAGAAGGTCGCCGACGTGAAGCGGGCCGAGAAGCCCGATGCGGAAGAGGCCGTCGACGCGGTCGTGCGCGGCCACCTCAAGCTGGCTGCCGCGGGCGGCTTCGTCACCGGGCTGGGCGGTTTCGTGACGCTGCCGGTGGCCCTGCCCGCGAACGTCCTCGAGTTCTACGTCGTCGCCACGCGCATGGTCGCGTCGATCGCGTCGCTGCGGGGGTACGACATCAAGCAGCCCGAGATCCGTTCGGCCGTGCTGCTGACCCTGGTCGGCGCGGACGCCGACGACCTGCTGAAGAAGGCCGGCGTCGTCACGACCGGTCGGCTCTCCAACCTCGCGGCCCAGCGACTGCCCGGGCCGGCGATGATGGTGGTCAACAAGGCGGTCGGCTTCCGGCTGCTGTCGACGGCCGGCAAGAAGACCCTCTCGCGGTTCGGCAAGGGGGTGCCGGTGATCGGTGGCGTGATCGGCGCCGGCCTCGACGGGTTCCTGCTCAAGAAGATCGCCGACCACGCACGCCACGAGTTCCCGCCACGGGCGCAGGGGCACTGA
- a CDS encoding YkvA family protein has product MAMNRFGALRTIATAVRTATRPGSPGVGERLMSLPRLFAATFRGEYAGTSRGRLLMVLGAVAYVVSPIDLVPELALSVFGLADDAVVVSWIAASVVNETESFLAWERRGAAARETVSGNVVR; this is encoded by the coding sequence ATGGCCATGAACCGATTCGGTGCCCTGCGCACCATCGCCACCGCGGTGCGCACCGCCACCCGCCCGGGTTCACCCGGCGTGGGGGAGCGGCTGATGAGCCTGCCCAGGCTGTTCGCGGCGACCTTCCGCGGTGAGTATGCCGGGACGAGCCGCGGCCGGTTGCTGATGGTCCTCGGGGCGGTCGCCTACGTCGTGTCGCCGATCGACCTGGTCCCCGAGCTGGCGCTGTCCGTCTTCGGGCTCGCCGACGACGCCGTCGTCGTGTCGTGGATCGCCGCGAGCGTGGTCAACGAGACCGAGTCCTTCCTCGCGTGGGAGCGCCGTGGCGCGGCCGCGCGCGAGACGGTCTCCGGCAACGTGGTGCGGTAG